CCTCTTAATCTTCTCAAAAGCAGATTAggctaaaattaaacaaaacatgaCATGAAGTCCAATTTTGGTTTTATACACTATGTATCCTTGGTACAGAATTCAGCATGTACagttctgaaaactgttttttttttttaagatagagtAGGTTCCTAGAGTCTCCAGAAAATAATACTAGCTATGGAGTTACTTTAACAGCTATCTGCAAAACCCAGTAATGACCCATCCTAGTAATACATATATTACATctaaattttcaggaaaaaggaaaacttttaaaGTCAGTTAAATGTTTGTCTATGCTCATAATACCTGCTGCCACAGTGCATGATTTCATTATTCCCTTTAAATTCTGAGATTTTCATAAGCTCAAATAGAAGATGAGGGCCCATGTAGTAATAATTTTCTCATACAATTTGGGCATGTTATTACTTACTCCATTGCAAAATTTGTGACTAAAGGAAGAGCCTTTCAGAATAATTCCTTAGCTCTACTGAatatgaaggacaaaaaaaaaaatagttgccaataatgtactttttaaaaacctCTGTAAACATTTTGCATGGTGTTTTAATAACagtacagcttttgcttttaaacCTTGCAGAACTAAaaactctttaaagaaaatgtaaggtTTTAAAAAGAACTTGTTGTACCCTTAATTATTGCACGACAATTTGACAAAAAGCTGAGAATTAAGTTCTCAAACTTGGCATACtattaaatgacattttaaaagtaaatggaGTATTTCAGAAGTTCTAGCCAAAAAAGGTATTAGAAAAGAGGCTTAATACTATTGTAACAAATGTTGGCCAATTCTATTAAGAAGTTTAGTTACAGAAATTTGGTCTTTTTCAAAGTACTATTGAACGAGTTTAACATGGATCTTGGAAGAactgtagaaaacaaaaaatgcttaTTCTAAAAATTAGGTTAACATGCTCCAGCATACTTTGTCCAACATGTTTAATTCCTTGTTACTCAATGGATTTATTCTTCCTGTAATTACAGCAGATGGATCAAGTACAGTTTTAGAATTCAATTCCCTATGGTTGTAACTTGCTTCATTTACAGTAAAGATGACGAACCACCAAGCGCATGCTCCAGGAAGAGAAGAGGTCTTTAATGATGGCCAGCACCAGAGGACTCTGAAACAAAAACATGATTTAGACTGTTCAAACAGTAGAGCAAATCAATTCAGCAATGTAGTTCAGAACCTAGAACAGACAACTGTATCCACACCTGAGCACAAGAACTGGCAGATTCAACTGCTctgtcaaataaaacaaaatcctcAAACTATGTACATAAACTTGGCCAATAGTAAAAATCCTCTTTTGCAAGTTTTACAGCACTCTTACATGCAAGCATCCATTCTTCCTCGGTTTTGGTACGGTTCTGTCTAAAGTTTATATATGCTATTATCCTTAAGTCTACTGgacagtattttcattaattacacatttaaaaatgtgtttgcataTACAAATTCAACTGGGAGCAAATGGTATCTATCATAGTGCAGAAAATTAACTGAGATAGAGCAGctcatgaaaatttaaaattccaATGTGATGTCAGAAGCTGTCCATAAATATCGAAACACTACTTTATAGaagatataaaaatacaaattcaaaatACAAGTTTAAACTTCTTAAGTTTCTTGACAGCTGCAACAGCAGCTACACTTCAGATCATGCTGATTTAAGTAATTCCATTAAGTAGTTGTTACTGTTATTTAAAAGAATTCCTCCCTGCCCAATCAAGGCATACAACTTCCATTCTACTCCAAAAGCCTATGCAAAGGACAATTTAAGACCAAGGTAGCATCTGTGCAGATTCACAGATGTTTCTAACCATCAATATAACCAAAACTACACGTTTTGAAGTGGtctttaaacattttctaaatccATAATGTAAACCCCACACTTAAGTAAAACATGCTGAGCTGATTTTTActgcattcttttaaaaaatacaacaggGTATTAGATATTTAATACTTACTATCTGCCACTGCTTTTttgcctggaaaaaaagaaaaaaacaagctgaacaatgacagtttaaaaaaatatttcctctttattttttgcaGATAAACTTCAATTAGATTATACTACTTATGATTTGCCAATTTAGCTTGAACAAGATTTAAAAAGTGTACAACATGTACATGTCAGTAAATGCTACTacattgattttttaaaagttgtttgcttttaattaacCAAGACTCCATGCATTTAGAAATTGTAGCCATGAAGACTCCTACTGTAATTCAAAAGAAACTTATACAGAATGGTAGTATTTTACATAATATATggctatatatacacacaccataTGCAAGTAAACTGAAGTGTTAAGAATATAGtttgctttaaaattttcttttgtaaatagcTTATTTTACATTCCCACTGTAATTATTCTCCTAAAATACTGATTCACAGTGATCAGacaaaaatacatggaaaaaattcttcataAGACTGTCATAAGAGGTTGTGCAATCTCCACCCTTGGAAATATTCATTTGAATTATGAATAAGGCcatgagcaacctgatctaactttgatCTAACTACTTTTAAGCAACGGTTTGGACCAGGTGagctcaagaggtcccttccaatctaagTTATTCTACAACATGCTCTTCTATAAACATATGTATTATTTGCAAAACTGTTCCCCAAACTGTGGAAAGGGCTACAGCTATTAAAAgctattttcactttaaaataatgcttAGCATACAGTTGCCCCATATCAAGGTTTTGGCCCTCAAAACCTTACACCACCACATCTATTATCtaaattataaatgaaaataaaagtagcaTGACACAAACTTGAAGCAGTCTGCGAATTTTGAATTGTCCTTGAAATTATAGAAGTTAAAGCAAAAGTTAactatttgttttctctctgtctgtTCAACTACTTATATTTACTTAAGCTTGTAAGTGTAGTGTAACAGTTTTGGACATGCAACAAGTTATCTGACAAAGCTAGAGAGATGTTGGGGTAACATCATTTAGCTGTTCCCACAGCAAGGGGTTCCTTTCCCTGTCAACTCTGTCTACAGTTTGTAACATTTCGTTGTTCGTGACAGCTCATAAAGGGTTTGACTTGGAGTTTTTTCAGCATAGTCTAAATTGAAGAACAGGACCTTTAGGACACCATAATCTGTTGCACTGTTCTGCTTTGAGGGACCCGGCCCactattatttttacattagatgttctctttcttcctctgagaaAGTGATCCAATATCACCAAGTAACACACATTTTAATGTTCAGTGATGTACCTCACATTTTGAGGTGTATCAGCCCAAAATAAACTAAGTGCTTTAACTTCCACAAGTTCACATGGGAAAACcttttaagaactgtattttttttgcacATCTTGTGCAAAAACTCAAAAACATAAGGATTCTTAAAAAACTTCTAATCAAAGTAAGTTCTGGTTCAGAACAGTCTTACATTCCTCTTCAGGACAAATCTACAGGAGAAGCCTCTGTCTATACTTGCAAGTTAGATGTGTGTTTTTAAAACCAATTCCTGTGTTACCTAATCTTCATAATATAGGCACAGTTACACTGGTATTTGAGTATTTTTGTTAGTGCAACCGTCTACACTGAGAATGTTAAAACTGGCCTTAAGTAAGAGTGTTAATTTCTTATTTGTTGGATATTTTCAATGACTGATTTCTAGTTGTTAAGGATATTTGCACCTATAGACCTTATCAAGTAACAGCTAATGAAGACTATAATGTGTAACTTACCACCATATGAAATTTTGTAGTAGACATAAGCTGTTATTGCTACACCAACCCATATTTCTTGATACACGGTAGTGAAGTATAATTTCATGGCTCTCAATGACTTTGGAAGCATGGTCTGCACCATCTGAAAATTATAATAAGTTTTGCCATGGTGAGTTTTGCAACTGTATTCTTactatatatgcacatatatatatttatgtatatacatactcCTAATATATATCAACAGCAGTttacaggttagaaaaaaatccccaaacatgcAAAAGTACTCATTCcgaagcaaaacaatgaaaattcaGAGTTAAGGTTACAATTTGTGGGCTAAGacaataaacaataataaattaCAGCTGATTAAAGGGTCCAAAGATGACTCAATAGAGCATTTACAGAGTAGCAATAGGTAGGCTCCTCTCTCCCTATCAGTGacagctttttttaatgttttcagattGTCTCAGGAGGAAAGCCTTGTTCCAGACAAGCTAGAGAAGCTCCTTCCTTGCACTACCAAGTTagtttccctccctcccccaaaggTAAGGCGTCTCTCCCAACATGGTAATTTCTACtctaaatagcaaaataaatgaTGTTAAGCTACTGAATTAATGTCATGAatattttaattccaaaatatGCCCCAAGAGCAAGAAGCGTATcagtgcttttttcctttctttgcagctttgttaaacaaacagaaaactgtaagatgttttaaaataaagcttacCCTAACTCCCACACAACACGTTAGTACGCATTTGCACTACACTGCACTGCAATACTACATATTCTACTGTCTTAGATTCAGCACTTCACCCCAGTAAAGTCACTACTTACTACAACCCAATAAAGTCAGCTATTTACACATCTGGACAGTATATGGCAAACCAGAGtcccaggaaagaaaagcagatttaaaCTTCTATGAGGTAATGCTTACTTACTTATTTGCCATTACTAAATGTAAAGCACCCTTTGGCAAGAATCAAAGGGAAAGAGATGCAAGGGTAGCCAATGTCAAAACTGGAAAAATCTAGGTGCTGCTTAAAGAATGAAAGCGTTTTTATGGTAATTAATGTATAATTGTAGACAAACCCACACTTATCTTTATGGACAGACATTTCAATCAAATTATTGTGGAAAATTTCCTGAAACTATTGTGCTTTCACCAATAATATTAAGAACACTGCACCTCCCCCAAAATTTCCACTATTTGTAGTTCCCGAGGAACAGTGCCATAATAATAATCATTCTGCTATAGCAAAATATCAAGACATATTAACAACGAGAATGAATAGAAAGGAAAGGATTTTCCCACCACTAGAAGACACAGAGATCAAGCAATGCTATTTCAAACACCCTGCTAAAAGGCGCAGAGACCTTT
The sequence above is drawn from the Strix aluco isolate bStrAlu1 chromosome 4, bStrAlu1.hap1, whole genome shotgun sequence genome and encodes:
- the ATP5MJ gene encoding ATP synthase F(0) complex subunit j, mitochondrial, coding for MVQTMLPKSLRAMKLYFTTVYQEIWVGVAITAYVYYKISYGGKKAVADKSSGAGHH